The following are encoded together in the Oncorhynchus clarkii lewisi isolate Uvic-CL-2024 chromosome 25, UVic_Ocla_1.0, whole genome shotgun sequence genome:
- the LOC139383421 gene encoding glucosamine 6-phosphate N-acetyltransferase isoform X1, translating into MSPACGMLLDETPLFEPALLQELDWSSKTVSFSPPISPSQPGEGLVLRPLCTADFNRGFYKVLSQLTTAGDVTPEQFIKNFEHMKKTGDYYVIVVEDTNLGQIVATATLITEHKFIHSCAKRGRVEEVVVSDVCRGKQLGKLLVSTLTLLSKKLDCYKITLECAPKNVAFYTKFSYSASDETYMQCRFFD; encoded by the exons ATGTCACC agccTGTGGGATGCTGCTGGATGAGACGCCACTATTCGAGCCAGCTCTGCTCCAGGAGCTGGACTGGAGTAGCAAGACAGTGTCCTTCTCTCCCCCAATCTCCCCCTCCCAGCCTGGGGAAGGTCTGGTCCTCAGGCCCCTCTGCACAGCTGACTTCAACAGGG gattctacaaggtgttatCCCAACTCACAACTGCAGGGGATGTTACGCCAGAGCAGTTTATTA AGAATTTTGAGCACATGAAAAAGACTGGGGACTACTATGTCATCGTGGTGGAGGACACAAACCTGGGACAGATTGTTGCCACGGCCACATTGATCACAGAGCACAAATTCATTCATTCCTGTGCAAAG AGAGGAAGGGTGGAGGAGGTGGTTGTCAGTGACGTGTGCCGGGGAAAACAGCTGGGGAAACT GTTAGTGTCGACCCTCACTCTCCTCAGCAAAAAACTAGATTGTTATAAAATAACATTGGAATGTGCACCCAAGAACGTGGCCTTCTACACAAAGTTTAGCTACTCCGCATCAGACGAGACTTACATGCAGTGTCGGTTCTTTGATTGA
- the LOC139383421 gene encoding glucosamine 6-phosphate N-acetyltransferase isoform X2 codes for MLLDETPLFEPALLQELDWSSKTVSFSPPISPSQPGEGLVLRPLCTADFNRGFYKVLSQLTTAGDVTPEQFIKNFEHMKKTGDYYVIVVEDTNLGQIVATATLITEHKFIHSCAKRGRVEEVVVSDVCRGKQLGKLLVSTLTLLSKKLDCYKITLECAPKNVAFYTKFSYSASDETYMQCRFFD; via the exons ATGCTGCTGGATGAGACGCCACTATTCGAGCCAGCTCTGCTCCAGGAGCTGGACTGGAGTAGCAAGACAGTGTCCTTCTCTCCCCCAATCTCCCCCTCCCAGCCTGGGGAAGGTCTGGTCCTCAGGCCCCTCTGCACAGCTGACTTCAACAGGG gattctacaaggtgttatCCCAACTCACAACTGCAGGGGATGTTACGCCAGAGCAGTTTATTA AGAATTTTGAGCACATGAAAAAGACTGGGGACTACTATGTCATCGTGGTGGAGGACACAAACCTGGGACAGATTGTTGCCACGGCCACATTGATCACAGAGCACAAATTCATTCATTCCTGTGCAAAG AGAGGAAGGGTGGAGGAGGTGGTTGTCAGTGACGTGTGCCGGGGAAAACAGCTGGGGAAACT GTTAGTGTCGACCCTCACTCTCCTCAGCAAAAAACTAGATTGTTATAAAATAACATTGGAATGTGCACCCAAGAACGTGGCCTTCTACACAAAGTTTAGCTACTCCGCATCAGACGAGACTTACATGCAGTGTCGGTTCTTTGATTGA